The DNA sequence CGGTCGGCGGTGTCGGCCTGGCCCTGCTCGTCGAAGGCCATCACGACGACACCGGCACCGTAGTCGCGGATGGTGCGCGCCTGGGCCAGGAAGGGCTCCTCGCCCTCCTTGAGGCTGATCGAGTTGACCACGCCCTTGCCCTGCAGGCAGCGCAGCCCGGCTTCGAGCACGCTCCACTTGGAGCTGTCGACCATCACCGGGATCCGCGCCACCTCGGGCTCGGTGGCGATCAGGTTGAGGAACGTGGTCATCGCCTGCTCGGAGTCGAGCAGGTCGGCGTCCATGTTGACGTCGAGCAGGTTGGCGCCGCCGCGGACCTGCTCGAGCGCGACGTCCACGGCGCCCTGGTGGTCGTCGGACTCGATGAGCCGGCGGAACCGCTTGGAGCCGGTGACGTTGGTGCGCTCGCCGATCATCACGAACCCGGTGTCGGCGCCGATGCCGAACGGCTCGAGCCCGCTGAACCGGGTGTGCGTGCGCGGTGCGGGCACCTCGCGCGGGCCGGCTGCCTTCGCGGCGGCCGCGATCTTCTCGATGTGCGCCGGCGTCGTGCCGCAGCAGCCGCCGACCAGGTTGACCAGGCCGTCCCGGGCGAAGCCGCCGATCAGCCCGGCGGTCTCCTCGGGCGTCTGGTCGTAGCCGCCGAAGGCGTTCGGCAGCCCGGCGTTGGGGTGGCAGGCGACGTAGGCGTCGGCGATCCGGGCGAGCTCCTCGACGTGCGGGCGCATCTCTTCGGCGCCCAGCGAGCAGTTCACGCCCACGACCAGCGGTTTCGCGTGCTCGACCGAGCTCCAGAACGCCTCGACGGTCTGGCCCGAGAGCGTCCGCCCGCTGAGGTCGACGATGGTCACGGAGATCCACAGCGGCAGGTCCGGCGCCACCTCGCGGGCAGCGGCGATCGCGGCCTTGCAGTTCAGGGTGTCGAAGATCGTCTCGATCAGCAGCAGGTCGACGCCGCCTTCGGCGAGCCCGGCGATCTGCTCCGCGTAGGACGCCTTGACCTGCTCGAACGTGACCGCCCGGTACGCCGGGTCCTCGACCTTGGGCGACAGGCTGAGCGTGACGTTGAGCGGGCCGATCGAGCCCGCGACGAACCGGCCGCCGAACTCGTCGGCAGCCTGGCGGGCGAGCTGCGCGCCGCGGACGTTCATCTCGTGGACGTGGGACTGCAGCCCGTAGTCGGCCTGGCCGATGCTGGTGGCGGTGAAGGTGTTGGTCGTGGTGATGTCCGCGCCCGCGGCCAGGTACTGCCGGTGGACGTCGAGGATGACGTCCGGGCGGGTGAGGTTGAGCAGGTCGGGGTCGCCGGTGACGTCGTGGGTGTGCTCGCCGAAGCGGTCGCCGCGGTAGTCGGCGGGGGTCAGCCCGGCACCTTGCAACATGGTGCCCCAGGCGCCGTCCAGCACCGCCACCCGCTGGTCGAACAGCTCGCGCAGGCGCGCTGTCGAGTCGAACGCGGTGGACTCTCGCGGGGTGTTCACCGGCAGCCTCCCTCAGTCGGGAGGCGCCCTTGGTTGGTCAATCCCGGCCGAGCGTGGCGGACCAGGTGGTCCGTTGCAGCGCCTCTCGGCCTGTGGTCCACGGTATCGGATCCGGGACCGGGCACGCCATCCCGCCCCACCCGGGTGTCCACTGACTGGGACACCTTCTGTCCACAAAGGATTGACACGTCGCCTCCCCGTTCGTCGCGGGTCCCTCCACCGTGCCCGTGACGTGACCCGTCGCTCTGCTCCCCGCCTGCCCGGTCCCGCCGCGTCGAGCGCGACTCGACCGGCACTGGACAAGGTCACCAAGAGTACTCGATCGGCGACCCTCCGCAGCACCGGCTCGACCTTGAAAACTGAAACACGTTCTAATACGCTCGCCCCGTGGACTACGGAATCGTGCTGTTCACCAGCGACCGGGGCATCACCCCGGCGGCCGCCGCGCGCGTCGCGGAGGCCGCCGGGTTCGCCACCTTCTACGTGCCCGAGCACACGCACATCCCGGTGAAGCGGGAGTCCCCGCACCCGCGCACCGGCGACGCGTCCCTGCCCGACGACCGCTACAGCCGCACCCTCGACCCGTGGGTCGCGCTGGCGACGGCCGCCGCGGTGACGTCGCGGATCCGGCTGTCCACGGCGGTCGCCCTGCCGGTGGAGAGCGACCCGATCACGCTGGCCAAGACGATCGCGAGCCTCGACCACCTCTCCGGCGGCCGCGTCACGCTCGGCACGGGCTTCGGCTGGAACGTCGACGAGCTCAACGACCACGGCGTGCCGGGCAACCGCCGCCGCACCGCGCTGCGGGAGTACCTCGAGGCGATGAGTGCACTGTGGACGGAGGAGGAAGCGGCCTACGACGGGGAGTTCGTGTCCTTCGGGCCGAGCTGGGCGTGGCCCAAGCCGGTCCAGGCGCACATCCCGGTGCTGCTCGGCGCGGGCCCGACGGAGAAGACGTTCCGCTGGATCGCCCGCCACGCCGACGGCTGGATCACGACGCCGTCCGACACCGACCTCGACGGGCACGTGGCGTTGCTGAACGAGATCTGGGCCGCGGAGGGCCGCACGGGAGCGCCGCGGATCTGCGCGCTCGGCGAACGGCCGGATCCGGAGCGGCTGGCGCACCTGGACGCACTCGGGGTCACCGAGACGATCTTCGGGCTGCCGGACCGGGCCCCGGAGGAAGTCGAAGCGTGGGTCGGCCGCCTCGCCGGCAAGCTCGGCCTGGCCGCCCCAGTGGGCTGAAGGGGACGTTCCTGTCATGTGACGACAGGAAAGTCCCCTTCAGCTCATCAGATGAGATGAACGTCCCCTTCAGCCCTTCGCGGCCACCCCTTGCCGCGCGCGGAGGTCGAGCTCGATCTGCTCCAGCGTGCGGCCCTTCGTCTCCGGGACCAGCCACTTCGTGAGCACGAACAGCACCACGTTGATCCCGGCGAACAGGAACATCGAACCGCCGATGCCGAGGGACTTCGGGTCGGAGATGATCGGGAACACCGCGCTGACGATCCCCGTCGCCGCCCAGAGGACCACGCTGCTCACGCCCATGCCGGCCGCGCGGACCTTGAGCGGGAAGACCTCGGACATCATCACCCAGACGACCGCGCCCCAGCCGAGCTCGTAGCCGACCAGGTACAGCACCATCATCACCAGCATCAGGATGCCGCGCAGGCCGGTGTCGTGGACGTTGAGCACGACCAGCCCCGCCGCGGTGAGCGTCAGCACCATGATCACGTTGCCGATGAGCAGCAGCGGCTTGCGGCCCCAGCGGTCGACCACGAACACGACCCACGCGGTGAACAGGAACTTCGTGACGCCCAGGAGCACGCCGGACAGCAGCGCGGCCTGGGTGGCGAAGCCGAGCCCGATGAGCATGGTCGGGAAGTAGGCGTTGATCGCGTTGACGCCGCTGAACTGCTGGCCCACCGCGAGCAGCACGGCGACGAACAGCATCGGCCGCACCCAGCCGGCGAACAGGTCGCGGAACCGCGGCTTCTCCTCGGTGTCCATCCGGATGACGTCGCGGATGGTCGAGATCTCCTCGTCGAGGTTCACCGAGTTGCCGTGGGCGCTGGCCAGCACCCGCCGGGCCTCCTCCTCGC is a window from the Amycolatopsis sp. cg9 genome containing:
- a CDS encoding LLM class F420-dependent oxidoreductase: MDYGIVLFTSDRGITPAAAARVAEAAGFATFYVPEHTHIPVKRESPHPRTGDASLPDDRYSRTLDPWVALATAAAVTSRIRLSTAVALPVESDPITLAKTIASLDHLSGGRVTLGTGFGWNVDELNDHGVPGNRRRTALREYLEAMSALWTEEEAAYDGEFVSFGPSWAWPKPVQAHIPVLLGAGPTEKTFRWIARHADGWITTPSDTDLDGHVALLNEIWAAEGRTGAPRICALGERPDPERLAHLDALGVTETIFGLPDRAPEEVEAWVGRLAGKLGLAAPVG
- a CDS encoding sugar porter family MFS transporter, with the translated sequence MTQTAPARHISRTTLYFFGALGGILFGYDLGVISGVLPFIGKLWALTSWDKGVITASLSVGAIVGALFSSRTNEALGRRRTIMVAAAIVIVGTLAATFSPTFTLLVLSRLVIGLGIGLSSSTVPTYLSELAPARLRGAMGALNQIFIVSGILIAFLVSYWLGPVSAWRWMFAGAIVPAAILLVGLAFLPETPRWLVKNGREEEARRVLASAHGNSVNLDEEISTIRDVIRMDTEEKPRFRDLFAGWVRPMLFVAVLLAVGQQFSGVNAINAYFPTMLIGLGFATQAALLSGVLLGVTKFLFTAWVVFVVDRWGRKPLLLIGNVIMVLTLTAAGLVVLNVHDTGLRGILMLVMMVLYLVGYELGWGAVVWVMMSEVFPLKVRAAGMGVSSVVLWAATGIVSAVFPIISDPKSLGIGGSMFLFAGINVVLFVLTKWLVPETKGRTLEQIELDLRARQGVAAKG